A genome region from Tenebrio molitor chromosome 4, icTenMoli1.1, whole genome shotgun sequence includes the following:
- the LOC138129424 gene encoding LOW QUALITY PROTEIN: fatty acid synthase-like (The sequence of the model RefSeq protein was modified relative to this genomic sequence to represent the inferred CDS: substituted 3 bases at 3 genomic stop codons), with product MDASQPHARSGEPNFEYSRWFSSAPPGEEVVISGMSGRFPDSRSIHEFRDKLFSKTDMMNDRRWKLDHPEIPQRGGKIPNVDRFDAGYFGVHHRQTNIMDPMMRILLETVVEAIMDAGMNPSEIEGSRTGVFVGTCWSEMEHTILTGITEPQRFGMTGYLRSLNAHRISYFLKLKGPACIVDTACSSSLNVLDLAFKAIRSGRCDSAIVAGSNIILHPSNTIQYFREGVCRVFDQDANGFVRSDTVACIFLQRTKNARRVYAQIINTKANSDGFKKQGINFPSKIAQKQLLDEIYDESGVHPSKLGFLEAHGTGTLAGDPQEVEAIDHALAKKCDQPLLVGAVKSNIGHTESASGVCSVIKVLIAMDTGSIAPNINLKEIKTGMEGFQLGRMKVVLDLTELEGDEALVGINNFGLGGNNCHAVLKRFKKKKVDGGVPRDDVPRLVCVSGRTEDAVLSVLNDVNSRNLDAEHVGILHQIYKMNLANHIYRGFTIASKNGPLRTSSKFFSFQHKPLYVYFGQFERSFKLVGSYLMHFTIFKNTISRIDNILATKNVNILDTILKDQIQKDNLLGAIAMQVGLVDLLKTLELLPTAVYGDSWGKIVSDYYYDLITIEEAALTAYKISQEPSNFSKNLKNLELRGHETLLKIPKNSLVLNVSDQKLDNKDVLLLEGNLVNFLEILGRLYECGYNPQLHKLYPEVVYPVSRGTAMISPMVKWDHAKSWFGYEFTEFIASGVEQMEYNVSTDYEEFKHIAGHVIDGRNLFPASEFLYLVWQTLSQSWKLSVINFPVIFEDCKFIRAVTMPKSSFIKLFVTIQRGSGNFEVMHNGMVVVTGRIYHCSNVSQEQTNLKPFHLCSEDATQILEQDEIYKELNLRGYNYSGIFKGIARCDIGASTGLVKWENNWSTFVDKMLQMKILQVDSRLLYVPVGIKKLSIDPLKHLEVVDSFKDNEPLIPVHVYKDCNMIKSGGIEIRWLTVKSISKKKPNLEPVLEKYEFVPNQGSLDLSQLIRINIQIIFENSLESQFKSVELLEGSEEILSPLVCKVLDDVPVVTPDLIISTKTDLDPIPGVKIEQFVLTPESNLLLIIATKLLQKPFSLKQVLNSLHPKGFVLTREKVDFEISDLDNIEVVTEYKTAQEKLILFKKCEEKIEKKFVEVSSNNFEWLSQLQNFLKSEANVVVYGQNREPDSLIGLVNCLRKEPGGHKVKCFLMIDEAPDFDPRQPFYGDQLRKNLAINIYKSGKWGTYRHLLLEELQEVECEHCFGNVLAKGDLSNMRWLEGSPIDESQLLKTQVLIYNYYSAINFKDIMLATGRIGAENITTDRIEEECLIGFEFAGLDPKGRRVMGIVDNRGIATHVRGDSQLLWAVPESWSLEDAATIPIVYSTVIYALLMAVDLKPKSTVLIHSGTGGIGLAALNVCLHHQFEIYVTVGTQDKRDFLRKHYPQIPESHIGNSRDTSFEEMIKAGTKNRGVDAVLNSLSEDKLRASVRCLARGGRFLDIGKFDLANDSSLNLLLIERGASYHGIMLDQIFKNSPELKAKLVDALYKGIHDGYVKPLPRVVLGRDELVQAFKYMTPGKHIGKVLVKVRDEGDRSTHIFEAHLWYXLVXLHXRFTCELTKSYVIIGGLGGVGLELADWLVLREAKKLVLVSRSGVRTGYQAQRIRLWRSYGVEVIISTRDVTTKQGCLDLIKEATELGPIDAIFNLAVVLKDALLKDQTEETFRLSLAPKAGTTTYLDQITREICPHLRYFVIFSSVSCGRGNAGQTNYGMANSIMERICERRKRDGFPALAIQWGTIGDVGIVAKMQKENKEVAIGGTFQQKISSCLEVLERFLKQDNPIVASMLVAEKRNRSHGVISAVEVVANVLGIKDIKTVSQHATLAELGIDSMVGTEVVELLEKEFETYITTKDVRCLSFAKLTEIESKKKVGKEKCLNKTQQGNAMLMQFIPDSQADRRPIVKLSGEGQDKHAQTVLVFPGIQGVFTRLGGLVESLHAQVLGVQYSYQEPEDSIEGIAKTIFPHVEDKISRDKPLTLIGYSFGTLVSLEFLSLLESRGYAGKLVLIDGSPTYTRSSILKSLPGDTEVEFHTNLVCKIFSMLIPVDLLAPYKVLL from the exons ATGGACGCGAGTCAACCTCACGCTAGATCCGGGGAACCTAACTTCGAGTACAGCCGATGGTTCTCCTCTGCTCCTCCGGGCGAAGAAGTAGTCATTTCCGGCATGTCTGGTCGCTTTCCGGATTCCAGATCCATTCACGAATTTCGCGACAAGCTCTTCAGTAAAACGGACATGATGAACGATCGACGCTGGAAACTTGACCACCCTGAAATACCACAGAGGGGAGGCAAAATCCCCAACGTGGACCGCTTCGACGCCGGATACTTCGGGGTGCACCACCGGCAAACCAACATTATGGACCCCATGATGAGGATCTTGTTGGAGACGGTGGTGGAGGCGATCATGGACGCCGGAATGAATCCCTCCGAGATAGAAGGTTCGAGAACGGGAGTCTTCGTTGGTACGTGTTGGTCGGAGATGGAACACACCATCCTGACGGGTATTACAGAACCGCAGAGATTTGGAATGACGGG GTACTTGCGTTCTCTGAACGCGCACAGGATCAGCTACTTTCTGAAACTAAAAGGTCCGGCGTGCATCGTGGACACAGCTTGCAGCAGTTCTCTGAACGTGTTGGACTTGGCGTTCAAAGCCATCCGGAGTGGACGATGCGACAGTGCTATAGTTGCCGGTAGCAATATAATCCTACATCCGAGCAACACAATTCAATATTTCCG TGAAGGCGTCTGTCGCGTGTTTGACCAAGACGCCAACGGCTTCGTCAGAAGTGATACCGTCGCGTGCATCTTCCTCCAAAGAACGAAGAATGCGCGTCGGGTCTACGCCCAAATCATCAACACCAAAGCCAATTCTGACGGTTTCAAAAAACAAGGTATCAACTTCCCTTCGAAGATAGCGCAGAAGCAACTTTTGGACGAAATCTACGACGAGAGCGGGGTCCACCCCTCCAAACTCGGCTTCTTAGAGGCGCACGGCACCGGCACCCTAGCCGGAGATCCCCAAGAAGTCGAAGCCATCGACCACGCCTTGGCCAAAAAATGCGACCAACCTCTCTTGGTCGGTGCGGTCAAGTCGAATATCGGCCACACAGAATCAGCTTCTGGAGTCTGTTCCGTCATCAAAGTGTTGATCGCAATGGACACTGGGTCGATTGCTCCTAATATCAACCTAAAAGAGATCAAGACGGGCATGGAGGGATTCCAGCTAGGTAGAATGAAGGTGGTACTCGATTTGACAGAGTTAGAAGGCGACGAGGCTCTGGTGGGAATCAACAATTTTGGTTTAGGAGGTAATAACTGTCACGCGGTGCTCAAAAGGttcaaaaagaagaaagtcGACGGAGGAGTACCCAGAGATGACGTTCCCAGATTGGTCTGCGTTAGTGGGAGGACAGAAGACGCAGTTTTGTCTGTGTTGAACGATGTCAACAGTAGAAATCTTGACGCGGAACACGTTGGTATTCTCcatcaaatttacaaaatgaatcTTGCCAATCACATTTATCGAGGTTTCACAATAGCGTCGAAGAACGGTCCTCTTAGAACATCTTCGAAATTCTTTTCCTTTCAACACAAACCTCTTTACGTCTATTTTGGCCAATTTGAACGCTCCTTCAAGCTTGTAGGTTCCTATCTTATGCATTTCACAATCTTCAAAAATACAATCTCCAG aatcGATAACATTTTGGCAACCAAAAACGTCAACATCTTGGACACGATTTTGAAGGATCAAATCCAAAAAGACAACCTCCTCGGTGCCATCGCCATGCAAGTCGGACTCGTGGATCTCTTGAAAACGTTAGAACTGCTCCCGACCGCAGTGTATGGCGACTCTTGGGGCAAGATAGTGAGCGATTACTACTACGACCTCATCACCATAGAAGAAGCGGCATTGACAGCCTACAAGATCAGTCAAGAACCCTCGAAC tttagtaaaaatttaaaaaatctagagTTGCGCGGCCACGAAACGTTGCTCAAAATCCCGAAAAATTCGTTAGTCTTGAATGTTTCCGACCAAAAATTAGACAACAAAGACGTCTTGCTTTTGGAAGGCAACCTCGTCAACTTTTTGGAGATTTTGGGAAG ATTGTATGAATGCGGTTACAATCCTCAATTGCACAAGTTGTATCCAGAAGTCGTGTACCCTGTCAGTCGAGGGACTGCCATGATCTCGCCCATGGTCAAGTGGGACCACGCTAAGAGCTGGTTCGGTTACGAGTTTACTGAGTTCATTGCATCAGGAGTGGAACAGATGGAATACAACGTCTCGACCGACTACGAAGAGTTCAAGCACATAGCGGGACACGTGATTGATG GTCGCAACTTGTTCCCCGCCTcggaatttttgtatttagtGTGGCAGACCCTTTCCCAAAGTTGGAAGTTGTCAGTTATCAACTTTCCTGTGATTTTCGAAGATTGCAAATTCATCCGAGCTGTGACGATGCCAAAAAGTAGTTTCATCAAACTCTTCGTTACCATCCAGAGAGGCAGTGGCAACTTTGAAGTCATGCACAATGGCATGGTTGTTGTAACCGGTCGAATTTACCACTGTTCTAATGTGAGTCAAGAACAAACGAATTTAAAACCATTTCATCTGTGCAGCGAAGATGCGACTCAAATTTTGGAACAAGACGAGATCTACAAAGAACTCAACCTTCGAGGCTACAATTACAG TGGTATCTTTAAGGGTATTGCGAGGTGTGATATAGGTGCCTCCACCGGTCTGGTCAAGTGGGAGAACAATTGGAGCACCTTCGTGGAtaaaatgcttcaaatgaagATCCTTCAAGTTGACAGCAGATTGCTCTATGTTCCTGTAGGGATAAAGAAGTTATCAATTGATCCGTTGAAACACTTAGAAGTTGTTGACAGTTTTAAAGATAATGAACCTCTGATTCCCGTGCACGTCTACAAAGATTGCAACATGATAAA ATCTGGTGGAATTGAAATTCGTTGGCTCACAGTAAAATCCATTTCCAAGAAGAAACCTAATTTGGAGCCAGTTTTGGAGAAATACGAGTTCGTTCCGAATCAGGGGTCGCTCGACTTGTCCCAGCTGATAAGAATCAACATTCAAATCATCTTCGAGAATAGTCTAGAAAGTCAGTTCAAATCTGTTGAACTTCTGGAGGGGTCTGAAGAAATTCTTTCGCCTCTGGTTTGTAAAGTGCTAGACGACGTCCCTGTCGTCACTCCTGATCTGATAATCTCCACCAAAACTGACTTGGATCCGATTCCTGGTGTCAAAATCGAACAATTTGTTCTAACTCCTGAGAGCAACTTGCTTTTGATCATCGCCACTAAACTTCTACAAAAACCATTTTCCTTAAAACAGGTGTTAAATTCTCTTCATCCTAAAGGTTTTGTCTTGACTAGAGAAAAAGTCGATTTTGAGATCTCGGATTTGGACAATATCGAAGTTGTGACCGAGTACAAGACGGCCCAAGAGAAATTGATCCTTTTTAAGAAGtgtgaagaaaaaattgagaaGAAGTTTGTCGAGGTGTCATCGAACAATTTCGAGTGGTTGTCCCAGTTGCAAAACTTTTTGAAATCTGAAGCCAATGTCGTTGTTTACGGTCAAAATCGCGAACCTGACAGCTTGATCGGATTGGTCAACTGTCTCAGGAAGGAACCGGGGGGACACAAGGTAAAGTGTTTCTTAATGATCGACGAGGCGCCAGATTTCGACCCTAGACAACCTTTCTATGGAGATcaattgagaaaaaatctCGCCATAAACATTTACAAATCGGGCAAATGGGGGACTTACAGACACTTGCTGTTGGAAGAGCTGCAAGAAGTGGAATGTGAGCATTGTTTCGGTAACGTTTTAGCAAAGGGAGACTTGTCGAACATGAGATGGTTGGAAGGGTCGCCAATTGACGAGTCCCAACTTCTCAAAACCCAAGTCCTCATCTAT AACTACTATTCCGCTATCAACTTCAAAGATATCATGCTGGCGACAGGTCGCATCGGTGCGGAAAATATTACCACAGACCGCATCGAAGAAGAGTGTCTAATAGGCTTCGAGTTCGCCGGATTAGATCCGAA GGGGCGCCGAGTAATGGGAATTGTTGACAATCGTGGGATTGCAACTCACGTCAGAGGTGATTCTCAGTTGTTGTGGGCGGTACCCGAGTCTTGGAGCTTGGAAGACGCAGCCACCATCCCCATTGTCTACTCCACAGTGATTTACGCTTTGCTTATG GCCGTAGACCTCAAACCCAAGAGTACCGTCTTGATTCACTCTGGTACCGGCGGAATCGGTCTCGCCGCATTGAACGTCTGTCTCCACCACCAGTTCGAAATCTACGTCACCGTCGGGACTCAAGACAAGCGAGACTTTCTTCGAAAGCACTACCCCCAGATTCCTGAAAGTCACATCGGCAACTCTCGCGATACCTCTTTCGAGGAAATGATCAAAGCCGGTACTAAAAATCGCGGTGTTGACGCCGTGTTGAATTCTTTGAGCGAAGATAAGCTCAGAGCATCGGTGAGATGCTTGGCGCGCGGCGGACGCTTCTTAGACATCGGTAAGTTCGACCTTGCGAACGACTCGAGTCTCAACCTTCTCTTGATCGAACGAGGAGCAAGCTACCACGGAATCATGTTGGACCAGATATTCAAAAACTCGCCGGAATTAAAAGCGAAACTTGTCGACGCTTTATACAAAGGTATTCACGATGGGTACGTTAAGCCCTTACCGAGGGTCGTGTTGGGTAGAGACGAACTGGTGCAGGCGTTCAAATACATGACCCCTGGGAAGCACATAGGGAAGGTGTTGGTGAAAGTGAGGGACGAAGGAGAT AGGTCCACACACATCTTTGAGGCGCACCTGTGGTACTAATTAGTGTAATTGCATTGAAGATTCACCTGTGAATTGACCAAGTCGTACGTCATCATTGGGGGGTTGGGAGGAGTCGGTTTGGAATTGGCCGATTGGCTGGTCTTGAGAGAAGCTAAAAAATTGGTCTTGGTCTCCAGATCTGGAGTACGAACCGGATACCAAGCCCAAAGGATAAG ACTTTGGAGGTCTTACGGCGTTGAGGTTATAATTTCGACGCGCGACGTCACAACCAAGCAAGGCTGTCTCGATTTGATCAAAGAAGCTACAGAACTAGGTCCCATCGACGCCATCTTCAATCTGGCCGTGGTCTTGAAAGATGCGCTTCTGAAGGACCAAACCGAAGAGACATTCCGCCTGTCCTTGGCCCCCAAAGCTGGAACCACCACCTATTTGGATCAAATAACTCGCGAGATCTGTCCACATTTGAG GTATTTCGTCATCTTCTCTTCGGTTTCTTGCGGTCGCGGCAACGCCGGTCAGACCAACTACGGCATGGCCAACTCGATCATGGAAAGGATTTGTGAGAGGAGAAAACGTGATGGATTTCCAGCTTTGGCGATCCAGTGGGGCACCATCGGAGAC GTGGGAATCGTTGCCAAGATGCAGAAGGAGAACAAGGAAGTGGCGATCGGTGGTACTTTTCAACAGAAGATCTCGAGTTGTCTGGAAGTGCTGGAGAGGTTCTTGAAGCAAGACAATCCGATTGTCGCCAGCATGTTGGTCGCAGAGAAGCGCAATAGGAGTCACGGTGTGATCAGCGCTGTCGAAGTCGTTGCCAACGTCTTGGGCATCAAGGACATCAAGACCGTGAGTCAACATGCTACCCTGGCCGAGCTGGGGATCGACTCGATGGTGGGCACTGAAGTTGTCGAACTTTTGGAGAAGGAGTTCGAGACTTACATCACCACCAAAGACGTCCGGTGCTTGAGTTTTGCCAa ATTGACAGAGATCGAGTCGAAGAAGAAGGTTGGGAAAGAAAAGTGTCTGAACAAGACGCAACAAGGCAACGCCATGCTCATGCAGTTCATACCAGACAGCCAAGCCGATCGTAGACCGATTGTAAAACTCTCCGGTGAAGGTCAAGACAAGCATGCACAAACGGTTTTAGTCTTTCCGGGAATTCAAGGAGTCTTTACGCGCCTTGGCGGTCTGGTAGAAAGTCTCCATGCTCAAGTTTTGGGAGTGCAGTACAGCTATCAGGAGCCAGAAGACTCTATAGAAGGAATTGCAAAAACAATCTTTCCA CACGTTGAAGACAAGATATCCAGAGACAAACCGTTGACTTTAATCGGTTACTCTTTCGGCACCTTAGTCAGTCTAGAATTCCTTAGTTTACTAGAGAGTAGAGGTTATGCTGGTAAACTCGTTTTAATCGATGGTTCACCGACATATACACGGTCGTCTATATTAAAATCTCTTCCGGGCGACACAGAAGTCGAGTTCCACACAAATCTCGtctgcaaaattttttcgatgtTGATACCGGTGGATTTGCTGGCCCCGTACAAGGTATTACTATGA
- the LOC138129425 gene encoding odorant receptor 43a-like: MSPNHIFLSFTVSVLRISNLWPNKDHHVYTKWRLFKDTSLILSLMPCALPILADFVLQLHGDVHNLTSLTENIIALTCIIGMIYMTICFIQKRRLIKKLVAQLDHFTAFSDSSSLVETDRKANLYAKVFLFYGIAGNIVYMTMPYLNIDKCRYQREQNMVDLDIPCGLVTRCWFPFKFDYTPVFEIVFVHQFYTCTMVSVVILNLTMLLCGFLMHITNQLKHLRRFIVELKFPEEKLLEKLHFCVKYHTAIITYSENTNEAFSRMMMLHLTLTSLVISALCFEILIVDNFFDSLRFSLHLLGWLILLLLICYYGQTLIDESVAVAEDIYSVPWYLAPVRVQRHIYIILMRTQKPLTLNAANMGIMAFATFLRVGEGGDSSTS, translated from the exons ATGTCCCCAAATCACATTTTTCTCAGCTTCACTGTTAGCGTGCTAAGAATCTCGAATTTATGGCCGAATAAAGACCACCACGTTTACACAAAATGGCGACTATTCAAAGACACTTCTCTCATTTTGTCGCTGATGCCTTGCGCCCTACCGATCTTGGCCGACTTCGTGCTGCAGCTCCACG GAGACGTACACAACCTGACGTCCCTCACCGAAAACATAATCGCCTTGACTTGCATCATCGGAATGATCTACATGACAATCTGCTTCATCCAAAAGCGCCGGCTCATCAAGAAACTGGTTGCTCAACTGGATCACTTCACCGCTTTCAGCGACTCCTCGAGCCTCGTGGAAACCGACAGAAAGGCCAATCTCTACGCTAAAGTGTTTCTGTTTTATGGAATCGCAGGTAACATAGTGTACATGACGATGCCTTACTTGAACATCGACAAGTGTCGGTACCAGCGAGAGCAGAACATGGTAGATCTTGACATTCCTTGCGGCCTGGTCACCAGGTGTTGGTTTCCGTTCAAGTTCGACTACACCCCTGTTTTTGAAATTGTCTTTGTCCACCAGTTCTACACTTGCACCATGGTCTCCGTGGTGATTCTAAACTTAACCATGTTGCTGTGCGGTTTTCTGATGCACATCACCAACCAACTCAAGCATTTGAGAAGATTCATTGTCGAACTCAAGTTTCCCGAAGAGAAACTACTGGAGAAATTGCACTTTTGCGTCAAGTACCACACCGCCATAATCAC TTATTCAGAAAACACCAACGAAGCTTTCAGCAGAATGATGATGCTCCATCTGACTCTTACATCTCTAGTCATCAGCGCTCTTTGTTTCGAAATTCTGATCGTTGACAATTTCTTCGATTCTTTGAGATTCAGTTTGCACCTTCTCGGCTGGTTGATTTTGCTCCTGCTGATATGCTACTACGGACAAACTCTCATCGACGAA AGCGTAGCTGTGGCTGAAGACATTTACTCTGTGCCTTGGTACCTAGCTCCGGTGCGTGTCCAAAGACACATCTACATAATCTTGATGAGGACTCAAAAACCTCTCACACTAAATGCCGCCAACATGGGAATTATGGCCTTCGCCACCTTCTTAAGAGTAGGTGAAGGCGGTGACTCATCAACTTCTTGA
- the LOC138129426 gene encoding odorant receptor 4-like, which produces MSETEHLSFNILTLRVIMMWPPNGHVTHSYNLKSLSLLLIIYFSAWTVFNGIVRTTFIESDGCIYMRYCFLEKIRDVNVLIEQLGEFEKFCPKEEIVATDEAVEYYSKAIIIYWFFGNVMNCIVPLVDRSQCKLQRKSDLYRERDPCGLMARCFYPFDVSGNLFPLAYFIQVYTCGIITYYVVVLSMTLVGLMMHVLTQLRYCRKLVRRLDKVIKEEPEDIEKSVRQIVLYHIKIIKYWDKTNEAFSTMMILHLTLTSLVISALGFEILIVDNFNDSLRFVLHLLGWLVLLLLICFYGQILIDDTAVAKDIYFVSWYRAPGDVQKDVRMILMRSQKALTLTAANMGVMSFPNFLRVISSTYSYFTLLLNIKT; this is translated from the exons ATGTCCGAAACTGAGCACCTAAGTTTCAACATCTTAACGTTGAGAGTAATAATGATGTGGCCACCAAACGGTCACGTGACACACAGCTACAACCTCAAGAGTTTGTCCCTGCTGctgattatttatttcagcGCTTGGACTGTTTTCAACGGTATCGTGAGGACGACATTTATAGAATCTGACG GATGTATCTACATGAGATACTGTTTCCTCGAGAAAATTCGAGACGTTAACGTTTTGATTGAACAGCTCGGTGAGTTTGAAAAGTTCTGTCCCAAAGAAGAAATTGTGGCGACTGATGAAGCAGTAGAATATTACAGCAAAG CGATCATCATTTATTGGTTCTTTGGCAACGTGATGAACTGCATTGTCCCACTAGTTGACAGAAGCCAATGCAAACTGCAACGTAAATCTGATTTGTATCGAGAAAGAGATCCTTGCGGTCTGATGGCTCGTTGTTTTTATCCCTTCGACGTTTCGGGAAATCTCTTCCCGCTCGCCTATTTTATTCAAGTTTATACTTGTGGGATCATCACTTATTACGTTGTGGTTTTATCTATGACACTGGTGGGTTTAATGATGCATGTGTTGACTCAATTAAGATACTGTCGTAAACTCGTACGTCGTTTGGACAAGGTCATCAAAGAAGAACCGGAAGATATCGAAAAGAGTGTACGACAAATTGTCTTGTACCACATCAAAATAATCAA GTACTGGGACAAAACCAACGAAGCTTTCAGTACCATGATGATACTCCATTTGACCCTCACATCTCTCGTAATAAGCGCCCTCGGTTTTGAAATACTCATCGTCGATAATTTCAACGACTCTTTGAGATTTGTTTTGCACTTGCTCGGTTGGTTGGTACTTCTACTGCTGATCTGCTTTTACGGCCAAATCCTCATTGACGA TACCGCTGTAGCTAAAGATATTTATTTCGTATCGTGGTACCGAGCTCCTGGAGACGTCCAAAAAGATGTCCGAATGATTCTGATGAGATCCCAGAAGGCACTCACTCTCACTGCTGCCAACATGGGAGTCATGTCGTTTCCAAATTTCTTGAGA GTCATCAGTTCCACCTATTCGTACTTCACTTTGTTGTTGAACATCAAAACGTAA